Below is a genomic region from Pseudochaenichthys georgianus chromosome 13, fPseGeo1.2, whole genome shotgun sequence.
GGGAGTCTTTTCAAGTGAAGACATCGAGGCATTTGTCTGAGAAGGGTCAAAGCTGGAATTGTATTTACAAGAAATTGCTAAGAAAGTGTATAATCTCACAGTAGTGTTAAGATTTTGTATTTTAGAGCGAAGGATGCTATCAAGTCTGAAAAACATAGCAAATTCATGTCTGGTTTTTAATGACATTAAAACACTGGTACTCACTCGTATATGGGTCCAAGAGATATTTGGGCCCTTACATGCAGTTTTCCATTGTCAGGATGTCTGACCTTTAACCTGTGCTTCTCTCCCCCTGTTAGCTGTATGCTGAGAAGGTTGCCACCCGTGGGCTGTGCGCCATCGCCCAGGCAGAGTCTCTGCGTTACAAGCTGTTGGGAGGCCTGGCTGTCCGCAGGTAACAAGTGCCGTCTCTTCCATAACTGTTCAACATGTCTACCTTCTCTATTCTGAAAACATCTGCTGGGGATAGTGGtacaaattaaacaaataatggtTGCTGTCCACAATTTTACAAAAACATATGCAGACATGAACACAcctttttctttaaattgaatAAGGAAAACTAATGAGatcaacataataataaaaaacacgACTGACAAGAACAAGGGTAGAAACCGATATGATCATCACAAGCTGCAAATATGATGCATTTCTATTGAAGTGACGGGTTCATCCGTCAGAAGCTTGTTTGTTCAGGGTCAGTTCGTGTCCTTCAGTGATGAGACGATGACGAGTCGGAGCAGGACTTCTTCTGTTCTGGTGGTTACTGCTTCAGAGTCACGTTCTGTGGTTCtgctgcagttcctcagagcAGGGAGTCTTTTCAAGTGAAGACATCGAGGCATTTGTCTGAGAAGGGTCAAAGCGTACATGAACATAACATAGTGGTGAAACGAGTGGAAAGAAAACTGGTTACAATTGTTTAGTATAGATCagtggttttcaaagtgtgaggcgcgcctcccctggggggcgccagagagcttcaggagaggcgcagcgtgagaaaaaaataacaataaacagTGAAATCTAGCTGGTTAACTTCAGCTAACTTTATGCGGGCGGCAACATGGATCGATCTGTAGTGGAGTTACCTAAAGTCAGAGAGGAGACGGCGTCTGGCAGAAAACGTGTCACTTGTACACTTTTGGCTGTCTGTGGAGACCTCGCCAAAAAGGCTGTCAAAGTGCTCATTCCCTTCGCCTCCACCTACCTGTGAGTGCGGGTTTTCCGCATTgactttgatcaaaagcaagtGCCGGTAAGGCTGCAGCCAGAGGATGATCTGCGTTGCTTCCTGTCTACACTGCATCGTGCGCATCAAAGGCGCAGACTCATTGCTCTCTAAAGTAGGGGTGAGTAATGAGGAGGCAAAGATGACGCTCAGTGTTGCCGGGAGCATATACGGACTTCTCCACGATgttgaaaatgttttaaaaagttATTGTTTAATGTGTTAAGGAGGTGATGctactcagccaatcaaattaGTGCAGTCAGTGAGTCAGCACGATAGATTCAAACACGGAGAGAGACGAGAGAAACAGTCATTTCAAATGGCGTGCTCAAAAATGAGAGGTAGAGTGAAAACAGCATGTAATGACATTCTCTTTGTTCTCCCCTTCAGGGCGTGCTATGGTGTTCTGAGGTTCATCATGGAGAGCGGTGCTAAGGGCTGCGAGGTTGTGGTCTCTGGCAAGCTGAGGGGTCAGAGGGCAAAGTCCATGAAGTTTGTGGATGGTCTGATGATCCACAGCGGAGACCCCGTCAACTACTACGTGGACACAGCAGTGCGCCACGTCCTGCTGAGGCAGGGTGAGGAACGCTCCGGCACACAACACAATGCTGAAGAAGCACTTACTCACTAGATCGCTTTGGAAATATTTCGACACATTTGCCATTTTAAAAACCCGACTGTTACTGAAACCAATCAAAATGAACTTTGGTACAGAACATATACTTTATGAATCACCAACAGGGAAATTACCCTTTGAGAGTTTGTTAGACCATGCCTATTTTtgagaataaaatgtatgcatgtACAAGGCTTAAGAGCCTTGGTTGACCCCCCCCTTCAGTGATGAGACGATGACGAGTCGGAGCAGGACTTCATCTGGTCTGGTGGTTACTGCTTCAGAGTCACGTTCTGTGGTTCtgctgcagttcctcagagcAGGGAGTCTTTTCAAGTGAAGACATCGAGGCATTTGTCTGAGAAGGGTCAAAGCTGGAAGTGCATTTACAAGAAATGGCAAAGAAAGTGCATCATCTCATTAAGGCGTTTGGTTTGTGCTCTGTGGATGTGCTAATCTTTATTGCTGTGCTTCTCATCCTCAGGTGTGCTTGGCATCAAGGTCAAGATCATGCTGCCCTGGGACCCCAGCGGTAAGATCGGCCCCAAGAAGCCCCTGCCCGACCACGTCAGCATTGTGGAGCCCAAGGATGAGCACCTGCCCACCACACCCATGTCAGAGCAGAAGGGGGCCAAGCCAGAGGCGCCCGCCATGCCCCAGGGAACACCCGTACCCACTGCATGAGAGGGTGAGCACATACCTGTGCCTTTATCAGTGAGCATACTGCAGgcttcagaggtgggagaataaTTGGGTGTCCACTTATTTTGGAGATATCCTTTCAAAATCAGTATACTAGCAATAAAGACAAGAGTGATCCTCAGTTCTTGGCCCTTCAGTGATGAGACGATGACGAGTCGGAGCAGGACTTCTTCTGGTCTGGTGGTTACTGCTTCAGAGTCACGTTCTGTGGTTCtgctgcagttcctcagagcAGGCAGTCTTTTCAAGTGAAGACATCGAGGCATTTGTCTGAGAAGGCGCACACAAACCTGGTTGAAATGATTTAGGAAAAGTGAATCTAGTGCCTCTAAATAATGGCCTTAAAATAACCTACTGACCAGAGCAGGGTGGAtccatatttaaaaagaaactaAATTATAAATTAAGCTCAACAAAATGAGTTTTTACCATGAAAAGCTGAACCTGTTCACATTGAGTTGTACTTTTGGGCCAATCATCAGAGGGCTTGACTTTTCATTGTACCGTCATGAAGAAATGAATGCACCATTATTCATGTTTCATTATGCATCGTCTTGTCTTTTTCAGGTTTTGGAGTGTTCTACAAGATGGAAGCAAGATCTGTTTTTTGTGtacaaaaacaataaaatatggAAAATACACTTATAGTTTTGTCACTTTACTACACATGCATTGGTGAATTGCATCTAAAGTTGTCTGGTTCctcaaatgtttttaatgctAGGATAAGCTCCTTTGAACCACTTTGGaaaaacattttcactattttcaaAATGCATTCAATCTGTGCAGTAGACCCCGTAGAGAAGCATTGTCATTTCATCGTCATGATCAAAGACAATTTAAAATGTCTACGTGATCAGATCATGCAACCCAATATAACAAGTCACACATTGTCGAAGGGTCATGACACTGGAACCCCTGCGCACAAGGACAATTATTATTCATACATTTCTATGTATCTTATACGGTTGGATTTTTCAGGAATGGCTTGAAATTTGCCACAATGTCAGCTTAGTTAGCTTCAAGGTTAGTTACTGCTTAGATTTTGATAGGCTATAGAAACTACCGTTCTGTCCCTAAATCGAGACTCAAAATGACCATTTTCACAAATGTCTATAAAGATCAAATGAAGTATTGGCTCATACATGCAATCATTCTAGTGTATATATTTTAAGTACAGCATCTGTATGTTTATAACAGTTAAGAGCGTCCATACATGTGAAACCATGACGCTCAACATTGAATTCCCATTGAGTGGTCGAACTTAAAAACAACGTCCAAAGCATAAAAAGAGTTGAGTGAATGTTATCAGTCGGCACATTTACAGCGTAGCGTTCACCAGGTCTAATAAGCGAAAATCAAACGTGACTCAGGAAAAGGCTATAACAGTAGTCGAAGATTTGATTACCGAGTGACTCATCTTCTCTGCAATAAAGCATTATGTCCGGGTTAGGCCACGCCCCCTGCCTCCCACCTGCagagcagttagcagctagacACGTCAGGATGAGTCTGCCGGACTACAAACCCTCAGAGAAACAGTCTCTACCCACCCTCCCGGTAAGAAAATATACTTTTGATTCCAGAGTGTTTAGTCTACCAGTGAGCGCTCAAGAGAACTTTGTTCCTTCTGAGTGAGCAGGTGGATGCGCCCTACACGGTTTTAAGGATAGGAAACTTCCTTGAGCGTGCACAGTTTCTCCCGGACGGCTTTCGATGTCTCCAGTGTCGGTCCTTGGCGTGAGACTGGGAGTTTGTTTAAGGCGGGTTCtaattatacatccatggtttacGGCCGCTCTGACAGAGAACATACAGTGAACTGCTGAGACCGGAGAAGCTTTTGTCTCGTGCTAAAAAAAACGTGAACTCCTAAATCGTATAGAGTAGACAG
It encodes:
- the rps3 gene encoding small ribosomal subunit protein uS3 — its product is MAVQISKKRKFVADGIFKAELNEFLTRELAEDGYSGVEVRVTPTRTEIIILATRTQNVLGEKGRRIRELTAVVQKRFGFPEGSVELYAEKVATRGLCAIAQAESLRYKLLGGLAVRRACYGVLRFIMESGAKGCEVVVSGKLRGQRAKSMKFVDGLMIHSGDPVNYYVDTAVRHVLLRQGVLGIKVKIMLPWDPSGKIGPKKPLPDHVSIVEPKDEHLPTTPMSEQKGAKPEAPAMPQGTPVPTA